The Campylobacter concisus genome window below encodes:
- a CDS encoding lipid-binding SYLF domain-containing protein, protein MKFLFSILLFFSLGFASEELVLDSANSFITTMRGARNAPIKELIEQSKATIIFPSVKKVGFVVGGMGGDGIMVVGNINSPSEILPVSISGGSIGIQLGYEDSSLVLFIFKDSIIHDIKDAKITLDTKLSVAFGDIGRNYSKVSDFKFSSDIYAYAANDGFFAGASFGGAVISAREEILKQSGYAYEQLIASASKLLGD, encoded by the coding sequence ATGAAATTTCTTTTTTCAATTTTATTATTTTTCTCACTTGGCTTTGCCAGCGAGGAGCTCGTGCTGGACTCGGCAAACTCGTTTATAACAACGATGAGAGGCGCTAGAAACGCTCCTATAAAAGAGCTAATCGAGCAGTCAAAAGCGACTATCATCTTTCCAAGTGTTAAAAAGGTCGGTTTTGTTGTTGGTGGCATGGGCGGAGATGGCATCATGGTTGTTGGCAACATTAACTCGCCAAGTGAAATTTTACCAGTTAGTATAAGTGGCGGCAGTATCGGTATACAGCTTGGTTATGAAGATAGTTCGCTTGTGCTTTTTATATTTAAAGATAGCATTATCCATGATATTAAAGATGCCAAGATCACGCTTGATACAAAGCTGTCAGTAGCTTTTGGTGACATTGGACGCAATTACAGTAAAGTAAGCGATTTTAAATTTTCAAGTGATATATACGCATATGCTGCAAATGATGGGTTTTTTGCGGGAGCTAGTTTTGGTGGAGCAGTCATCAGTGCAAGAGAAGAAATTTTAAAGCAAAGTGGCTATGCATACGAACAGCTAATAGCCTCCGCATCTAAACTTTTAGGAGATTAA
- a CDS encoding DedA family protein, with amino-acid sequence MQDIINSVSTYGYIVLFFYSLGGGMVALIAAGILSFAGKMDITLSIIVAAVANTIGDTLIFYVARFNKNSLMPYIKNHKRKLAYAGILAKKHGDKIIFIKKFIYGVKTLVPIALGLTKYSFYKFSIINLISSVLWAVIIGFASFKAGDYFVGASDYLGEHGYIMPLAMVCLLLGIWFFLQHITKRRKA; translated from the coding sequence ATGCAAGATATCATAAATTCAGTTTCAACATACGGCTATATTGTATTGTTTTTTTATAGCCTTGGTGGTGGCATGGTTGCATTAATCGCCGCTGGAATTTTAAGTTTTGCTGGCAAGATGGATATCACTCTTAGTATAATTGTCGCTGCTGTGGCAAATACAATTGGTGACACACTAATTTTTTATGTCGCAAGATTTAATAAAAACTCACTTATGCCTTATATTAAAAATCATAAAAGAAAGCTTGCTTATGCAGGAATTTTGGCTAAAAAACATGGCGATAAGATAATATTTATCAAAAAATTTATCTACGGAGTTAAAACTTTGGTTCCTATCGCACTTGGACTTACGAAGTATTCATTTTATAAATTTAGCATTATAAATTTGATCTCGTCAGTGCTTTGGGCGGTCATTATCGGATTTGCCAGCTTTAAAGCGGGTGATTATTTTGTAGGTGCAAGTGACTATCTTGGCGAGCATGGATATATTATGCCTCTTGCTATGGTTTGTTTGTTGCTTGGAATTTGGTTTTTTTTACAACATATTACAAAAAGGAGAAAAGCATGA